One window of Hylemonella gracilis genomic DNA carries:
- a CDS encoding DUF3299 domain-containing protein encodes MKCVPGAWRRGLFMRRMLSLLTLASVLSPLAGRAYQGDPPPVVPPFKGDYQVTRWVDLVPKDWDPYASFDDLKKDGGKALAFNDTSPQAMELLDKIRQIWDNAPTNPALNGALTRLPGYVVPLEEGRQGLKEFLLVPYFGACIHTPPPPANQIVHVVLDKPVPGVRSMDAVWVVGTLKTTRRGSDMGVSGYQLRATALAPYQR; translated from the coding sequence ATGAAATGCGTTCCTGGCGCTTGGCGGCGTGGCCTCTTCATGCGGCGCATGCTGTCTCTTCTGACGCTGGCCTCCGTGTTGTCACCCCTGGCCGGTCGTGCGTACCAGGGCGACCCGCCGCCGGTGGTGCCCCCGTTCAAGGGCGACTACCAGGTGACACGCTGGGTTGATTTGGTGCCGAAGGATTGGGATCCCTACGCTTCGTTCGATGATCTGAAGAAGGACGGTGGCAAGGCGCTTGCGTTCAACGACACATCGCCACAGGCCATGGAGTTGCTCGACAAGATCCGCCAGATCTGGGACAACGCGCCGACCAACCCTGCCCTCAACGGCGCGCTCACGCGCCTGCCCGGTTACGTTGTGCCTCTGGAGGAGGGGCGGCAAGGCCTCAAGGAGTTCCTGCTGGTTCCTTATTTCGGTGCCTGCATCCACACCCCGCCGCCGCCGGCCAACCAGATCGTCCACGTGGTGCTGGACAAACCCGTGCCGGGCGTGCGCTCGATGGACGCAGTCTGGGTGGTGGGCACGCTCAAGACCACGCGACGCGGCAGCGACATGGGTGTGAGCGGCTACCAGCTGCGCGCCACGGCGCTCGCGCCCTACCAACGCTGA